The uncultured Desulfuromonas sp. genome has a segment encoding these proteins:
- a CDS encoding lipid biosynthesis B12-binding/radical SAM protein — MSRIFLISSNISTDPYPVYPLGMAIVAGALDRAGHEVRQFDFLVYDQDSRRLQDDLEAFHADVVCLSLRNIDNVDSFSSDDNWYLADAKRLIDGIRTISSAPVVVGGPAFSILPEEILAYLGADYGVVGEGEQAVPLLIDKVTRGEEIPAITSGAQPLQGHEMGRPLLVPEFVDYYQQHSGLINLQTKRGCPFKCVYCTYPGLEGHLFRPRPVDAVVEDLERLKRDHTTSTVFFTDSIFNDPQGYHLQLAEEMVRRELDIRWCAFFRPQGLNREVLQLLKRAGLYAMEMGTDAGCDTTLAGLDKGFGFDEVLACQQAAVAERVPCAHFIMFGGPNETPETVAEGLDNIARLEHCVVFAFSGIRILPKSRLLERAIADQVIKPGTSLIKPLYYFSPHIEVESMNQMILDAFNGRRDRIFPPSDGQEKMAVMNNFGFKGILWDHLIRFDDSGRRRRRAR; from the coding sequence ATGAGTCGAATTTTCCTGATCTCTTCCAACATCTCCACCGACCCGTATCCGGTGTATCCGCTGGGTATGGCCATTGTCGCCGGCGCGCTGGATCGTGCCGGGCATGAGGTGCGGCAGTTTGACTTTCTGGTTTATGATCAGGACAGTCGCCGGTTGCAAGACGATCTGGAAGCATTCCATGCGGATGTCGTCTGTCTGTCGCTGCGTAACATCGACAATGTTGACTCGTTCAGCTCTGACGACAACTGGTACCTGGCCGATGCCAAGCGGCTGATCGACGGTATTCGTACCATCAGCTCCGCACCGGTCGTTGTCGGCGGTCCGGCGTTTTCCATCCTTCCCGAGGAGATTCTCGCCTATCTCGGAGCGGATTACGGCGTGGTGGGCGAGGGGGAACAGGCCGTGCCTCTGCTGATTGACAAAGTGACGCGTGGTGAGGAGATTCCCGCCATTACCAGCGGGGCTCAACCGCTGCAGGGCCATGAAATGGGCCGGCCGTTGCTGGTCCCCGAGTTTGTCGACTACTACCAGCAACACAGCGGCCTGATCAATTTGCAGACCAAGCGCGGCTGCCCGTTCAAGTGTGTGTATTGCACGTATCCCGGTCTCGAAGGCCATCTCTTCCGACCCCGCCCGGTTGACGCGGTAGTGGAGGATCTCGAACGCCTCAAGCGCGACCATACCACCAGTACGGTCTTCTTTACCGATTCCATTTTCAACGACCCGCAGGGCTATCATCTGCAGCTGGCCGAAGAGATGGTGCGCCGTGAGCTGGATATTCGCTGGTGCGCGTTTTTCCGGCCGCAGGGCTTGAATCGCGAGGTGCTGCAGCTGCTGAAACGTGCCGGTCTCTATGCCATGGAGATGGGTACCGATGCCGGATGCGATACGACCTTGGCCGGGCTCGACAAGGGCTTTGGCTTTGACGAAGTGTTGGCCTGCCAGCAGGCGGCCGTGGCCGAGCGAGTGCCGTGCGCCCATTTCATCATGTTCGGCGGGCCGAATGAGACACCTGAGACGGTAGCCGAAGGTCTGGACAACATTGCCCGACTTGAACACTGCGTGGTGTTTGCCTTTTCCGGCATCCGTATCCTGCCCAAGTCGCGTCTGCTGGAACGGGCCATTGCCGATCAGGTGATCAAGCCGGGCACGTCGTTGATCAAGCCGCTTTACTATTTCTCACCGCACATTGAGGTGGAGTCGATGAATCAGATGATCCTTGATGCGTTCAATGGACGGCGTGACCGGATTTTCCCGCCGTCGGACGGCCAGGAGAAGATGGCGGTGATGAACAATTTCGGGTTCAAGGGTATTTTGTGGGATCATCTGATCCGCTTTGATGATTCCGGCCGCAGGAGACGCCGTGCACGCTGA
- a CDS encoding radical SAM protein: protein MHADLDRQRILLVHPLGYASAQAGHDVSRLANIMPPLGLASIAAYLLKRGLQVDIIDCYARPDSDRAIRDYVRQHRPAWLGLSCTTSSFLDGVRIAELAREECPGLKVMAGGAHVSALKEVLLRDYPQLNALVVGEGEETIYQLVSASGDDYTEIAGVVCRNGAGEAVFSGYRDPALVLDDLPFPAYDKLQGFPEAYQLPIFNYPKSPNTSCISSRGCPYACSYCDRSVFRRTFRYNSADYLYRHLQHLRERYNIRHINFYDDQFTFHRQRVIDFCQRMIDAPLGMTFNCAIRAEHVDDELIGLMKRAGCWMMSLGIETGDPDLLAQHRQNPDLDMLADTIRLIKKHGIRVKGLMMVGLPGESEQSVRRSIDYILKLPIDDLNVAKFTPFPGSPLYENIHELGAFDEDWAKMDCMRFQFIPHGMTEEKLEELFLTFYKQHFRRNDVIWGYVTMLWKSPHSWGRFIRNLGGFLSFARKGKRLGDEG, encoded by the coding sequence GTGCACGCTGATCTCGACCGCCAACGGATTCTGCTGGTCCATCCCCTCGGCTATGCCAGTGCCCAGGCCGGGCACGACGTGTCGCGGCTGGCCAATATCATGCCGCCGCTGGGGCTGGCGAGCATTGCCGCCTATCTGCTGAAACGCGGGCTGCAGGTCGATATCATCGACTGTTATGCGCGCCCCGATTCGGACCGGGCGATCCGTGATTATGTGCGACAACATCGTCCGGCGTGGCTGGGGTTGAGCTGCACCACGTCGAGCTTTCTCGATGGGGTGCGCATTGCCGAGCTGGCGCGCGAGGAGTGCCCTGGTCTCAAGGTGATGGCCGGTGGGGCTCACGTGTCAGCGTTGAAAGAAGTGTTGTTGCGGGATTATCCCCAGCTCAATGCGCTGGTGGTCGGCGAGGGTGAGGAAACCATTTATCAGCTGGTATCGGCTTCCGGTGACGACTACACAGAAATTGCCGGTGTGGTTTGTCGTAATGGGGCTGGTGAGGCGGTGTTTAGCGGATACCGCGACCCGGCGTTGGTGCTCGACGATTTGCCGTTCCCGGCTTATGACAAGTTGCAGGGTTTTCCCGAAGCCTATCAGCTGCCGATTTTCAATTATCCTAAGTCGCCCAATACCAGCTGTATTTCCAGCCGTGGTTGTCCGTATGCCTGTAGCTATTGCGATCGCTCGGTGTTTCGGCGCACGTTTCGCTACAACTCGGCGGATTATCTCTACCGCCACTTGCAGCATCTGCGTGAACGCTACAACATCCGTCATATCAATTTTTATGACGATCAGTTTACCTTCCACCGCCAGCGGGTGATCGACTTCTGCCAGAGGATGATTGATGCGCCGTTGGGCATGACCTTCAACTGTGCCATCCGTGCCGAGCACGTTGATGATGAATTGATCGGCCTGATGAAGCGGGCGGGTTGCTGGATGATGAGCCTTGGCATCGAAACCGGCGATCCCGATCTGCTGGCCCAGCACCGCCAGAATCCTGATCTCGACATGCTGGCCGATACCATCCGCCTGATCAAGAAACACGGCATCCGCGTCAAGGGGCTGATGATGGTCGGGCTGCCTGGTGAAAGTGAGCAGAGCGTGCGCCGCAGTATCGATTACATCCTCAAGTTGCCCATTGATGATCTCAACGTGGCCAAGTTTACGCCGTTCCCCGGCTCGCCGCTGTACGAGAACATTCACGAACTGGGCGCGTTTGACGAGGATTGGGCAAAGATGGACTGCATGCGCTTTCAGTTTATTCCCCACGGCATGACCGAGGAGAAGCTGGAGGAGCTGTTCCTGACGTTTTACAAGCAGCATTTTCGCCGCAATGATGTGATTTGGGGCTATGTGACCATGTTGTGGAAGTCGCCGCACAGCTGGGGCCGGTTTATCCGCAACCTCGGCGGTTTCCTGTCCTTTGCCCGCAA